One Chitinophaga varians DNA window includes the following coding sequences:
- a CDS encoding DUF1028 domain-containing protein: MLSTFVSAQNLPSLLSGRDINSTFAIVAYDKATQKWGVAVATNNIYVGNSTVYIEPGVGAAAVIAETEPVYGINALKNLKQGHSPAQAAQYTIQTDSMPDYRQLGIVDRNGRTFGYTGHALSYWKGYAGHRTGPGYVVMGNQLADSVLVRMADGYEKTAGSFAQRLLAALSAGQAAGGQLSGKQSAALRVDGMNTSWNNRIDLRVDNDVDPVSSLQTLLNYHEGRIILNRSVAAIQCGKTDTGKQLLSQATALLKGWFGMYGKLATAFIMTGEEEKAIQIIQDALQHQEGWKENLSAFYYLEKHDSFRKLLNESAFSVKDWAAAIQQELNMGKNTAALALAKQMTTKYPTSSHLQYLLAKAMLANGNRPDAWESLHRAIKIDPENGDARRMLAKEFSKP, translated from the coding sequence ATGTTATCAACTTTTGTCAGCGCACAGAATCTTCCAAGCCTGTTATCCGGACGTGATATCAACAGCACATTTGCCATTGTGGCATACGATAAGGCGACACAGAAATGGGGCGTGGCAGTGGCAACCAATAATATATATGTCGGTAATTCAACCGTCTATATAGAACCAGGCGTAGGGGCGGCAGCCGTCATTGCAGAAACGGAGCCCGTATATGGTATCAATGCACTCAAAAACCTGAAACAAGGACATTCTCCGGCGCAAGCCGCTCAATACACCATACAGACAGACTCTATGCCTGATTACCGTCAATTGGGAATTGTAGACAGAAACGGCCGGACCTTCGGATATACCGGTCATGCATTGTCTTATTGGAAAGGATACGCAGGACACAGAACAGGACCAGGATATGTGGTAATGGGGAACCAGCTGGCAGATAGTGTGCTGGTGAGAATGGCGGACGGATATGAAAAGACTGCCGGGTCCTTTGCACAAAGATTATTGGCTGCATTGAGCGCCGGACAGGCGGCGGGAGGACAACTCTCAGGAAAACAATCGGCAGCGCTAAGGGTAGACGGAATGAATACCTCCTGGAACAACCGGATTGATTTGAGGGTGGATAATGACGTTGATCCTGTCAGCAGCCTGCAGACTTTGCTGAACTATCACGAGGGACGTATTATATTAAACAGGTCTGTTGCAGCTATACAATGCGGTAAAACAGACACCGGGAAACAATTGCTGTCGCAGGCGACTGCACTTTTGAAAGGATGGTTCGGCATGTACGGCAAACTGGCGACTGCCTTTATTATGACCGGAGAAGAGGAAAAAGCCATACAGATCATTCAGGATGCTTTACAACATCAGGAAGGCTGGAAGGAAAACCTGTCCGCTTTCTATTATCTGGAGAAACATGATTCCTTCCGGAAATTATTGAATGAATCAGCATTCTCAGTAAAAGACTGGGCAGCTGCTATTCAGCAGGAACTGAATATGGGGAAAAATACCGCTGCACTGGCATTGGCAAAACAAATGACAACGAAGTATCCCACGTCCTCCCACTTGCAGTATCTGCTGGCTAAAGCAATGTTGGCAAACGGAAACAGACCAGATGCCTGGGAGAGCCTGCACCGCGCCATCAAAATCGACCCGGAAAACGGTGATGCAAGAAGGATGCTGGCGAAAGAATTCAGCAAGCCATAA